In one window of Balaenoptera musculus isolate JJ_BM4_2016_0621 chromosome 10, mBalMus1.pri.v3, whole genome shotgun sequence DNA:
- the LOC118902296 gene encoding tubulin-specific chaperone A-like: protein MMYEKEAKQQEEKIEKMKAEDGENYAIKKQAEILQESRMMIPDFQHRLEAAYTDLLQLLESEKDLEEAEEYKEARLVLDSVKLEA, encoded by the coding sequence atgatgtatgagaaagaagcaaaacaacaagaagaaaagattgaaaaaatgaAAGCCGAAGATGGTGAAAATTATGCTATTAAAAAGCAGGCAGAGATCCTGCAAGAGTCCCGGATGATGATCCCAGATTTCCAGCACAGGTTGGAAGCTGCATATACTGATCTTCTGCAGTTATTAGAGAGTGAAAAAGACTTGGAAGAAGCTGAGGAATATAAGGAGGCACGTTTAGTACTGGATTCAGTGAAGTTAGAAGCCTGA